In Nocardia sp. NBC_00403, one DNA window encodes the following:
- a CDS encoding sigma-70 family RNA polymerase sigma factor: MTSPATTRVRTSDMDLDAQSPAADLVRVYLNGIGRTALLTAADEVELAKRIEAGLYAQHLLETGKRLSAMRKRDLAIVVREGQSARSHLLEANLRLVVSLAKRYTGRGMPLLDLIQEGNLGLIRAMEKFDYAKGFKFSTYATWWIRQAITRGMADQSRTIRLPVHLVEQVNKLARIKRELHQQLGREATDAELANESGIPVEKISDLLDHSRDPVSLDMPVGNDEEAPLGDFIEDSEATSAESAVIAGLLHHDVRSVLATLDEREQQVIRLRFGLDDGQPRTLDQIGKLFGLSRERVRQIEREVMSKLRKGERADRLRAYAS, encoded by the coding sequence ATGACCAGCCCCGCCACCACTCGTGTGCGCACCAGCGATATGGACCTCGACGCCCAGAGCCCCGCCGCCGACCTGGTACGCGTGTACCTGAATGGGATCGGTCGCACTGCACTGCTCACGGCCGCCGACGAGGTCGAGCTGGCCAAGCGCATCGAGGCGGGCCTCTATGCCCAGCATCTGCTGGAGACCGGCAAGCGTCTATCGGCCATGCGCAAGCGCGATCTGGCCATCGTCGTCCGCGAGGGCCAGTCCGCCCGGTCTCATCTGCTCGAGGCCAACCTCCGCCTCGTGGTCTCGCTTGCCAAGCGCTACACCGGCCGCGGCATGCCGCTGCTGGACCTGATCCAAGAGGGCAACCTCGGCCTGATCAGGGCGATGGAGAAGTTCGATTACGCCAAGGGCTTCAAGTTCTCCACCTACGCCACCTGGTGGATTCGGCAGGCCATTACCCGCGGCATGGCCGATCAGAGCCGCACCATCCGGCTACCGGTCCATCTGGTCGAGCAGGTCAACAAGCTGGCCAGGATCAAGCGCGAGCTGCATCAGCAGCTCGGCCGCGAGGCCACCGACGCCGAGCTCGCCAACGAGTCGGGCATTCCGGTCGAGAAGATCTCCGATCTGCTCGATCACAGCCGCGACCCGGTAAGCCTCGATATGCCGGTCGGCAACGACGAAGAGGCCCCGCTCGGCGATTTCATCGAGGACTCCGAGGCCACCTCGGCCGAGTCCGCGGTCATCGCGGGTCTGCTGCACCACGATGTGCGCAGCGTGCTCGCCACCCTGGACGAGCGCGAACAGCAGGTCATCCGGCTGCGCTTCGGCCTGGACGACGGCCAGCCGCGCACCCTCGACCAGATCGGTAAGCTCTTCGGACTCTCCCGCGAGCGGGTGCGTCAGATAGAGCGCGAGGTCATGTCGAAGCTGCGCAAGGGTGAGCGGGCCGATCGGCTGCGCGCCTACGCCAGCTGA
- a CDS encoding acetoin utilization protein AcuC has product MATATGIVVWTDRFLDYAWTPQHPMKPARLKFTMALAESLGLLDGVERLEPAAADVADLLRIHTPAYIEAVAHATAPVGLPLAPDYGLGSPDNPIFPRMHQAASVIVGGTLAAAREIAEGRTRRAVSIGGGMHHAMADSAAGFCIYNDAAVAISWLLDHGFDRIAYIDVDVHHGDGVQRAFYSDPRVLTISIHQHPATLWPNTGWPEETGSGPAEGTAINLAVLPGTRDAQWLRGFHAVVPGAVAAFRPQIIVSQCGVDTHREDPLADLELTVDGQRAAFLAMRELADRHAEGRWLAVGGGGYGLVRVVPRAWTHLLATALDRTVAPETAVPQDWIDRVRVEAPAVDLPWTMGDGGDIAYRRWDGPGGTGETGDVRIDRAQRAIDTAVLATRRATFGLLGLDPEDPRD; this is encoded by the coding sequence ACGCCTGGACGCCGCAGCATCCGATGAAACCGGCGCGGCTGAAGTTCACCATGGCGTTGGCGGAAAGTCTCGGATTGCTCGACGGTGTCGAGCGGTTGGAGCCCGCCGCAGCCGACGTCGCAGATCTGCTGCGCATCCACACCCCGGCGTACATCGAGGCCGTGGCGCACGCCACCGCGCCGGTCGGCTTGCCGCTGGCGCCGGACTACGGACTCGGTTCGCCGGACAACCCGATATTTCCCCGGATGCATCAGGCCGCATCGGTGATCGTGGGCGGGACCCTGGCCGCGGCCCGCGAAATCGCGGAGGGTCGCACGCGGCGGGCGGTCAGCATCGGCGGCGGCATGCATCACGCGATGGCCGATTCGGCCGCCGGGTTCTGCATCTACAACGACGCGGCGGTGGCCATCTCATGGCTGCTCGATCACGGCTTCGACCGCATCGCCTACATCGACGTGGATGTACACCACGGCGACGGCGTGCAGCGGGCCTTCTACTCCGATCCCCGGGTGCTGACGATATCGATCCACCAGCATCCGGCCACTCTGTGGCCCAACACCGGATGGCCGGAGGAGACCGGCAGCGGTCCCGCCGAGGGCACCGCGATCAATCTTGCGGTGTTGCCGGGCACCCGAGACGCCCAGTGGCTGCGCGGTTTCCACGCGGTGGTGCCCGGTGCGGTGGCGGCATTCCGGCCACAGATCATCGTCAGCCAATGCGGCGTCGACACCCATCGCGAGGATCCGCTGGCCGATCTCGAGCTCACCGTCGACGGCCAGCGCGCCGCCTTCCTCGCTATGCGAGAGTTGGCCGACCGGCATGCGGAAGGCCGTTGGCTGGCCGTCGGCGGCGGCGGATACGGCCTGGTCCGGGTGGTGCCGCGGGCCTGGACGCACCTGCTGGCGACCGCGCTCGACCGCACCGTCGCACCGGAAACCGCAGTGCCGCAGGACTGGATCGACCGCGTTCGCGTCGAAGCGCCTGCCGTTGACCTGCCGTGGACAATGGGTGACGGTGGCGACATCGCCTACCGCCGGTGGGACGGGCCCGGTGGCACCGGGGAGACTGGGGACGTGCGGATCGACCGCGCTCAACGTGCCATCGACACGGCCGTATTGGCCACGCGTCGGGCCACCTTCGGGTTGCTCGGCCTGGATCCGGAGGACCCCCGTGACTGA
- a CDS encoding bifunctional acetate--CoA ligase family protein/GNAT family N-acetyltransferase — protein MTEPTPVPDSPDTPAAPPQHWFADVLASDGGVVRLRPITPDDADRLQQFHAALSDRTRYLRYFGPYPRISPKDLYRSTHVDHHDRVGLVLELGEAIIAVGRYELLARTGPRAAEVAFVVADEHQGRGLGSILLEHLAGAAAENKIETFVAEVLAENTVMVTVFRDAGYQVERSRDGSVLHLEFAIDPTEALLSVRDSRERASEARSVGNLLAPGSVAVIGATPGTGRVGGVVLANLLSGAFQGPVFPVNPNRKSVRGVRAYPTVRDIPDEVDLAVVAVPAAAIGSVLDDCMAKGVKGLVVLTAGFGETGADGVTAERELVAAARGHGMRVVGPSALGIANTDPAVALNATLASLLPGRGRIGFFCQSGPLGAAILGEAAARNLGLSTFVSAGNRADVSGNDLLQYWDTDAATEVVLLYLESFGNPRKFSRIARRVARTKPIVAVSSGRLAARAQPTGDMDRSIVRDLFAQAGIVQVDSISELFDCAALLGYQPLPAGPRVAVIGNSAALNWLAVDAARGEGLEVRRPTSGATRARRPRPTERGVDEQSVGEPVDLGPEATPGAYLDAVVAALRSDEIDAVIVVFAPPVPLPIAGFADAIREAATAVPDSGKPILTTFVAEQGIPNLLAMRGQGGVAVRGSIPSYPDPERAARALARVRRYAQWRTKPVSVVRRPNDIDTERARGLVAQWMADPAGRRLTDQETVDLLDCYGIHVVEYREVHNADEAVAAAAELGYPVAAKATGELWRRRPDLSGVRLDLWRPEAVRQAYAHLAELSGDPVLHIQKMATPGVGCVLRVQDDPSFGSVIEFGLSGLIIELLGDRAYRALPLTEDEATALIDAPRAAPLLSGTPASPRVDKAALAELAQRISALFDDIPELRELSFDPVLASAASASILYARARIGPEPSRFDAGPRRLG, from the coding sequence GTGACTGAGCCGACACCTGTCCCGGATTCCCCGGACACCCCCGCGGCGCCGCCCCAGCACTGGTTCGCCGACGTGCTCGCCTCCGACGGTGGCGTGGTGCGGCTTCGCCCTATCACTCCCGACGACGCCGATCGACTGCAGCAGTTCCACGCCGCGCTGTCCGACCGCACCAGGTATCTGCGCTATTTCGGTCCGTACCCACGTATTTCGCCCAAGGACCTCTACCGCTCCACCCACGTGGATCACCACGACCGAGTCGGGTTGGTGCTCGAACTCGGTGAGGCGATCATCGCGGTCGGCCGCTACGAGCTACTCGCTCGCACCGGACCGCGCGCCGCGGAGGTCGCGTTCGTAGTGGCCGACGAGCATCAGGGCCGCGGCCTGGGCTCGATTCTGCTCGAACATCTGGCAGGCGCCGCCGCGGAGAACAAGATCGAGACGTTCGTCGCCGAGGTCCTCGCCGAGAACACCGTCATGGTGACGGTCTTCCGCGACGCGGGCTATCAAGTCGAGCGCAGCAGGGACGGCTCGGTGCTGCACCTGGAATTTGCCATCGACCCGACCGAAGCCCTGCTCTCGGTGCGTGATTCGCGTGAGCGGGCCTCTGAGGCGCGCAGTGTGGGCAATCTACTCGCGCCGGGTTCGGTGGCCGTCATCGGCGCGACCCCTGGCACCGGGCGGGTGGGTGGGGTTGTGCTGGCGAATCTGCTCTCCGGTGCGTTCCAGGGGCCGGTGTTTCCGGTCAATCCGAATCGGAAGTCGGTGCGCGGAGTGCGGGCTTATCCGACGGTGCGCGACATTCCGGACGAGGTGGATCTGGCGGTGGTCGCCGTGCCTGCCGCGGCCATCGGTTCGGTCCTCGACGACTGTATGGCCAAAGGCGTCAAGGGTTTGGTGGTGCTGACCGCGGGTTTCGGGGAGACCGGCGCGGACGGCGTCACCGCCGAACGCGAGTTGGTCGCCGCCGCGCGCGGGCACGGGATGCGTGTGGTCGGTCCCAGCGCGCTCGGCATCGCCAATACCGATCCGGCGGTCGCGCTCAACGCGACCCTTGCCTCGCTGCTGCCGGGACGTGGGCGCATCGGATTCTTCTGTCAGTCCGGACCGTTGGGCGCCGCGATTCTCGGTGAGGCTGCCGCACGCAATCTGGGATTGTCGACCTTCGTGTCGGCGGGCAATCGCGCCGACGTGTCCGGCAATGACCTGCTGCAGTACTGGGACACCGATGCCGCCACGGAGGTAGTCCTGCTGTATCTGGAGAGTTTCGGTAATCCGCGGAAGTTTTCTCGCATTGCGCGCCGGGTCGCCAGGACCAAGCCGATCGTCGCAGTGAGCAGCGGCAGGCTCGCGGCGCGGGCCCAGCCGACGGGCGATATGGACCGCTCGATCGTGCGGGATCTGTTCGCGCAGGCGGGCATCGTTCAGGTCGACTCGATCTCGGAGCTGTTCGACTGCGCGGCTCTGCTGGGCTACCAGCCGCTGCCCGCCGGTCCCCGGGTCGCGGTGATCGGCAATAGCGCCGCGTTGAATTGGCTGGCCGTCGATGCGGCCCGAGGGGAGGGGCTGGAGGTGCGACGACCGACGAGTGGCGCGACCCGCGCTCGACGCCCCCGTCCGACCGAGCGCGGCGTCGATGAGCAGTCGGTGGGCGAGCCGGTGGACCTCGGCCCGGAGGCGACGCCTGGCGCCTACCTGGACGCCGTGGTCGCGGCGCTGCGGTCGGATGAGATCGACGCGGTGATCGTGGTTTTCGCCCCTCCGGTGCCGCTGCCGATAGCCGGATTCGCCGACGCCATCCGCGAGGCGGCCACGGCCGTGCCCGACTCCGGCAAGCCGATCCTGACCACTTTCGTTGCCGAACAGGGGATTCCGAACCTGCTGGCGATGCGCGGGCAAGGCGGGGTGGCCGTGCGCGGCTCGATACCGTCCTACCCGGACCCCGAACGTGCCGCGCGTGCGCTGGCCAGGGTGCGGCGCTACGCACAGTGGCGCACCAAGCCGGTCTCGGTGGTCCGCCGCCCGAACGATATCGACACCGAGCGGGCCAGGGGATTGGTGGCGCAATGGATGGCGGACCCTGCCGGACGCAGGCTGACCGACCAGGAAACCGTCGACCTGCTGGACTGTTACGGCATCCACGTTGTGGAATATCGCGAAGTGCACAACGCCGACGAGGCCGTCGCAGCGGCAGCAGAACTCGGTTATCCGGTGGCGGCCAAGGCGACCGGGGAACTGTGGCGGCGCAGGCCCGACCTCAGTGGTGTCCGGCTTGATCTGTGGCGGCCCGAGGCGGTGCGCCAGGCCTACGCCCATCTGGCGGAACTCAGTGGTGACCCCGTCTTGCATATCCAGAAGATGGCGACCCCGGGAGTCGGTTGTGTGCTACGCGTGCAGGACGATCCGTCGTTCGGTTCCGTGATCGAATTCGGTCTGTCCGGTCTGATCATCGAACTTCTCGGCGACCGTGCCTACCGCGCTCTGCCGCTGACCGAGGATGAGGCCACCGCCTTGATCGACGCGCCGCGCGCCGCGCCACTGCTGTCCGGCACCCCGGCCAGCCCGCGTGTCGACAAGGCTGCCCTCGCCGAACTGGCCCAACGCATTTCGGCCCTCTTCGACGACATCCCCGAACTCCGTGAACTGTCCTTCGATCCGGTTCTCGCCTCGGCGGCCTCGGCCTCGATCCTCTACGCCCGAGCCCGAATAGGCCCGGAACCCAGCCGTTTCGACGCGGGCCCGCGGCGCTTGGGCTGA
- a CDS encoding DUF7782 domain-containing protein, with product MPTNQTTTGSLLTALCPDLRTALTRVRYDADTLLEVLGVDVHAALGRSEPVPVRRAARDAGELGTLIRLLLLGDALPQRDVAAALAPVDIERAVEAGLLDRDGDLVRAALDLRPLDVGVGTRWILSDLDDSMRRRTLTEEHVLGVGHASLSLLRATPTRKVGSVLDLGTGCGVQAVHAASYADRVTATDVNPRALWLAEATAALNGLDIELLDGSWFEPVAGRRFDQVVANPPFVVGPARIEHTYRDSGLALDGASELVISQASELLAPGGTAAMLAAWVHVDGEDWRHRVSSWLPAHGVDAWVVQRDVADPALYVGTWLRDAGLDPRDPAAQARADQWLDAFTAADVEGIGFGFVYLRAINGPTELLAEDLTHGFDDPLGDEATRYFERSAWLRAAAGDENLAWSSRFAVDPATALERVYLPGEDGWAQQVARLHRGDGPRWQHEVDESTIALVAGMRADGMPLYELIELLAVATGSDEVTTEFMADALSVVAGLVRHGLVRPV from the coding sequence GTGCCTACGAACCAGACGACGACCGGATCGCTGCTCACCGCGTTGTGCCCGGATCTGCGGACCGCGCTGACCCGAGTCCGCTACGACGCGGACACGCTGCTCGAGGTGCTCGGAGTCGATGTACACGCGGCGCTCGGTCGGTCGGAGCCGGTGCCGGTGCGCCGCGCCGCACGGGACGCGGGCGAACTCGGCACCCTGATCCGATTGCTGTTGCTCGGCGACGCACTGCCCCAGCGAGACGTCGCCGCCGCGCTCGCACCCGTGGATATCGAGCGCGCCGTCGAGGCAGGATTGCTGGACCGGGACGGTGATCTGGTGCGCGCGGCATTGGACCTGCGCCCTTTGGACGTCGGCGTCGGCACCCGGTGGATCCTGTCCGATCTCGACGACTCGATGCGAAGGCGCACGCTGACCGAAGAGCATGTACTCGGTGTCGGCCACGCTTCGCTGTCGCTGCTGCGCGCGACGCCGACCCGCAAGGTCGGTTCGGTACTCGATCTCGGCACCGGCTGTGGCGTGCAGGCCGTGCACGCGGCCTCCTATGCCGACCGGGTGACCGCCACCGACGTGAACCCGCGCGCGCTGTGGCTTGCCGAAGCGACCGCCGCACTCAACGGCCTCGACATCGAACTGCTGGACGGTTCCTGGTTCGAGCCGGTGGCCGGACGTCGCTTCGACCAGGTGGTGGCCAATCCACCCTTCGTCGTCGGCCCCGCCCGCATCGAGCACACATACCGCGATTCCGGCCTCGCCCTCGACGGCGCAAGCGAACTGGTGATCTCCCAGGCCTCGGAGTTACTCGCCCCCGGCGGCACCGCGGCGATGCTCGCGGCGTGGGTGCATGTGGACGGCGAGGACTGGCGGCACCGGGTGTCGTCCTGGCTGCCCGCGCACGGCGTCGACGCCTGGGTGGTGCAGCGCGATGTCGCCGACCCCGCGTTGTATGTGGGCACCTGGCTGCGCGACGCCGGGCTCGATCCGCGCGACCCGGCCGCGCAGGCCCGTGCCGATCAGTGGCTCGACGCCTTCACCGCGGCCGATGTCGAGGGCATCGGCTTCGGCTTCGTCTATCTGCGCGCCATCAACGGCCCGACCGAGTTGCTCGCCGAGGACCTCACGCACGGCTTCGACGACCCGCTCGGCGACGAGGCGACCAGGTATTTCGAGCGCTCGGCCTGGCTGCGCGCCGCCGCAGGCGACGAAAACCTGGCCTGGTCTTCCCGTTTCGCGGTGGATCCGGCGACCGCGCTGGAACGTGTCTATCTGCCGGGCGAGGACGGCTGGGCTCAGCAGGTCGCTCGGCTGCACCGCGGTGACGGACCACGCTGGCAGCACGAGGTTGACGAATCCACCATCGCCCTCGTCGCGGGAATGCGGGCGGACGGGATGCCGTTGTACGAGTTGATCGAACTGCTGGCGGTTGCCACCGGATCCGACGAGGTAACCACCGAGTTCATGGCCGACGCACTGTCGGTGGTGGCCGGACTGGTCCGCCACGGATTGGTGCGACCCGTCTGA
- a CDS encoding VOC family protein: MIRWAWAFLDRPTQRFDDCATFWSTITGTQLSPRRGANDEFLTLLPDPALFAAAGAKMQSVTGLGGVHIDFDVDDIAAAVRIALDLGADLVANHPDYAVLRSPSGQMFCFTPSGRAKGQPAPAVSAPDGTLTRLDQVCLDIGAADHEAESHFWTILTGWDHQQGRLPEFSRLRAKNQLPLQLLLQRLGVDRPTSAHIDLSSSDIHATAAWHESLGATRIQNHEHWIVMSDPADATYCITSRDPSGV, from the coding sequence ATGATTCGGTGGGCCTGGGCCTTCCTCGATCGGCCCACGCAGCGTTTCGACGACTGCGCGACGTTCTGGTCCACCATCACCGGCACCCAGCTCTCGCCCCGCCGCGGCGCGAACGACGAATTCCTCACGCTCCTACCGGATCCCGCGCTGTTCGCCGCCGCAGGGGCCAAAATGCAGTCGGTCACCGGCCTCGGCGGCGTGCACATCGACTTCGATGTCGACGACATCGCCGCCGCCGTCCGCATCGCGCTCGACCTCGGCGCCGACCTGGTCGCCAACCACCCGGACTACGCCGTCCTGCGCTCGCCGTCGGGCCAGATGTTCTGCTTCACCCCCAGCGGCCGCGCCAAGGGCCAGCCCGCGCCGGCCGTCAGCGCGCCGGACGGCACGCTGACCCGTTTGGATCAGGTGTGCCTGGACATCGGCGCCGCCGATCACGAGGCCGAGTCACACTTCTGGACCATCCTGACCGGCTGGGATCACCAGCAGGGCAGGCTGCCGGAATTCTCCCGGCTGCGCGCAAAGAATCAGCTGCCCCTCCAACTGCTGCTGCAGCGCCTCGGTGTGGACCGCCCGACCAGTGCGCATATCGACCTGTCGTCGTCGGATATCCACGCCACCGCCGCCTGGCACGAATCCCTCGGCGCGACCCGAATCCAGAATCACGAACACTGGATCGTCATGTCCGACCCCGCCGACGCCACCTACTGCATCACCTCCCGCGACCCCAGCGGAGTCTGA